From Phragmites australis chromosome 5, lpPhrAust1.1, whole genome shotgun sequence, a single genomic window includes:
- the LOC133918801 gene encoding L-gulonolactone oxidase 3-like: protein MIVTFLLLLLSSLVPGPALALPPRPPVRCGDGGAGCVLSNAYGAWSSDRADCPVSAVAYPASEQDVVAAVARASANSARVKVVSGFAHTIPKLACPGGGGGGNGTLLISTARLAGVEVDAAGRTVTADAGAPLRAVIDAAEARELSLTAAPYWDGVSIAGLVSTGSHGSSWWGRGGAVHDYVVGLRLVVPAGEADGWARVLELQKGDDLFPAALVSLGLLGVVSKITLSLEPRFKRSITYDYRDDSTFQDDFAAHAARHEFADIAWYPSQHTAVYRVDDRAPLNASGDGGNDFIGFQSTSIVVSAGIRALETSLERSKNVRGKCTMAAAEIAAKRLVGNGLKNNALLFSGYPVVGFQGKMQTSGSCSRSPAADLLSACAWDPRFHGLFFYESTAFFSPARFRDFILDVKRLRDLAGPDKLCGVDVYNGILVRFVRASAAYLGQHEDSVVVDFNYYRASNPATPRLSQDVWEEVEQLAFVKHGARPHWAKNRMVAFAGVQGKYPRWGAFARAKRQLDPRGLFDSLWSDEVVGGVELSKGDGCALDGRCVCSEDRHCSPSQGYYCRPGLVFTEARVCRDLVSQDL, encoded by the exons atgattgTTACCTTTCTCCTACTCCTGCTCTCCTCCCTTGTCCCGGGGCCGGCGCTCGcgctgccgccgcgcccgccggtGCGCTGCGGCGATGGCGGCGCGGGCTGCGTGCTCTCGAACGCCTACGGCGCGTGGTCCAGCGACCGCGCCGACTGCCCCGTGTCCGCCGTCGCGTACCCAGCGTCCGAGCAGGACGTGGTCGCGGCCGTTGCGCGCGCCAGCGCCAACAGCGCCCGCGTCAAGGTCGTCAGCGGCTTCGCGCACACCATCCCGAAGCTGGCctgccccggcggcggcggcggcgggaacgGCACCCTGCTCATCAGCACGGCGAGGCTGGCCGGCGTCGAAGTGGATGCGGCGGGGCGGACGGTTACCGCGGACGCCGGCGCGCCGCTGCGGGCCGTCATCGACGCGGCGGAGGCGCGCGAGCTGAGCCTGACGGCGGCGCCATACTGGGATGGCGTGAGCATCGCGGGGCTGGTGAGCACGGGGTCCCACGGCAGCTCGTGGTGGGGCCGCGGCGGTGCCGTGCACGATTACGTGGTGGGGCTCAGGCTCGTCGTGCCCGCCGGGGAGGCTGACGGCTGGGCCAGGGTCCTGGAGCTGCAGAAAGGCGACGATCTCTTCCCCGCTGCTCTCGTCTCCCTTGGCCTGCTTGGGGTCGTCTCTAAG ATCACGCTGTCACTGGAGCCGAGGTTCAAGAGGAGCATCACCTACGACTACAGGGACGACTCCACCTTCCAGGACGACTTCGCCGCCCACGCGGCGCGCCACGAGTTCGCCGACATCGCCTGGTACCCGTCCCAGCACACGGCTGTGTACCGTGTCGACGACCGCGCTCCACTCAACGCGtccggcgacggcggcaacgACTTCATCGGCTTCCAGTCCACGTCCATCGTGGTCTCCGCCGGGATCAGAGCCCTGGAGACATCACTGGAGCGGTCCAAGAATGTCAGGGGCAAGTGcacgatggcggcggcggagatcgCGGCGAAGCGGCTGGTCGGCAACGGGCTGAAGAACAACGCCTTGCTTTTCTCGGGCTACCCCGTCGTGGGTTTCCAGGGAAAGATGCAGACGTCGGGTTCTTGCTCGCGCTCGCCGGCGGCCGATCTGCTCAGCGCGTGCGCGTGGGACCCCAGGTTCCACGGCCTGTTCTTCTACGAGAGCACAGCGTTCTTCTCGCCGGCAAGGTTCCGGGACTTCATTCTCGACGTCAAGCGCCTGCGCGACCTGGCCGGGCCGGATAAGCTCTGCGGCGTGGACGTCTACAACGGTATCCTGGTCCGGTTCGTGAGGGCTTCGGCGGCATACCTCGGCCAGCACGAGGACTCCGTGGTGGTGGACTTCAACTACTACCGCGCGTCCAACCCGGCGACGCCGCGGCTGAGCCAGGACGTgtgggaggaggtggagcagcTGGCGTTCGTCAAGCACGGCGCGAGGCCGCACTGGGCCAAGAACCGGATGGTGGCGTTCGCCGGTGTGCAGGGGAAGTACCCGCGGTGGGGTGCGTTCGCCAGGGCGAAGCGGCAGCTGGACCCGCGGGGGCTGTTCGACAGCCTGTGGTCTGACGAGGTCGTCGGCGGGGTGGAGCTGAGCAAGGGCGACGGGTGCGCACTCGACGGCCGGTGCGTGTGCTCGGAGGACAGGCATTGCAGCCCCAGCCAGGGGTACTACTGCAGGCCGGGGCTTGTGTTTACAGAGGCCAGGGTCTGCAGGGACTTGGTGTCGCAAGATCTCTGA